The genomic interval CgctcttttccctttttttattaattgaatGTCCTACCCTTAGGCAAAAATACGGAGTTAGAGAAAAAGGTGGCCAAAATTTCATGACCCAATGGAATGAAATGCCTTTCTTCTTGCTCTGGCGCTCATCTATCGACTAGACAACCCCAGACAGATCgatcaaaatataaatacaataatttttcaagagATTTACCTATGTATGTTGGTATTCATCATTTAAATTTCCATAGACCCAAAACAATTTATGTAATGACTTGCCATATCACAGCGTTATAAATGAAAACGGATAAGTCTTTATGGATAAAATTCGTCGGCAGAGATAAAGAAGAAATTGCGTCATATCGCATCAGGTAAAATAATTGTTTCGGTTGTTAGACCTCAGGAAATTCTcgctctttttatttttaaagctGCTAAAAAAATTCCGCAACTTCCGCTTCAACTATGCCGTCCCCTTCCATGTGAACGATCAGCtcatcattttttcagtttccatgcCTCCTTTCTCAGTCTTCCCTTACATTTCCCTTCATGTAGATAACGATCTAGAAGAGAGACTCCATGAATGAGGTTGTGTCACTTTTGGTACGCAGTCTAACGTGTTCCATCAATCTCTATTTAGTCGAGTTATTTACAGCACTTGCTAATATTATCACCGTTCTCCTTCTTGTGTCAGATCTGcgaatttttttaacaggaagCAACCTGGCAGAGAATCTATGAACGTTCTATGAAGTTGATATACAGCTTCGAGAGGATCTACTGGCCGaagatcaatttaaaattttcaacacCAGATCGGCTCCAGTTCACAGATACGCGCTGGGAAAAATGTGTCGATAAACGGGGCGACGAAGTGAACGGTAGTAAGATTATTAGCTTCCTTCTTTGACTCGGCTAAATTCATATTATGCTTACAATCCGTTGTTGGTTTTGTTCCTAGAATTGTCCCTTCGATATTCAAAATCACGCTCGAAAATCAGGCCAGGGAGAGAATTTCTCGGTTGAAAAAGATTTAACGAAGGTTCGTAACCTTAAGCGTCAATTTAACCTAGGAGATAAgtgacagaaaaaataaaacaagacaaacaaacaagcaaaaaaaaaacgacaacaacaacaaaagaaacaccCTAAAGGGAGGGAAGAAGGGAGGACgcaattgtttttcattgaatGTCGCGCCCAGATGGTGTAAattataaacattttttgttatcGATTCTATGGGGAAATATTGCGAGGAAATTTATGAACCATTATTCCTTAGCATGTTCTCTGCCATATCGGTAACTGAATTGAAATAGGAATTTCCTAGAATATCTTAAGATTTTGATCGCAAAACGCAAGTTTTCGTCCTTGACACGACGGCTTTTGAATGAAATCTCTTCTTGTCCTTCCCCAATTCTATTGAAAGCTCGAGTTTGACTGGAATGAACCGTGTATGCAAACTTGAATTCACCACAATTAAACCCCATTGTAATTATCTTTCTGACAAAGCCATGTTTTCTTAGCAGGCCCCATCACAGATTATGCAATGAATGAAAACGAAATCCTGTACGATCTGGATGCTGTTACAATCTGCATGTTTGCAAACTGGAATCCTATGAATTTCTCGCCTGAGGGTGACCAATATATGTTCAGTTACGCTGTGCCAGGATCACACAATGAGTTAACGCTGTTTACATATCTCAATCTCAGAATTCTAATCCATGGCAATAGAAGGTTTTATTTGGTTCTTATTTCCTTTATCATTGCAGAAGAGCTTcataacaatcaaattatatcattcattttcaaaacaccCTCCCCGTGGCTTTTGAAAAAGTTCCGTGGGATATCTTTCTGTAAATTCCTATGTTTATGTATGTAAGAATGTAACTGCATGTTTTAGCTAGATAAGCATTTAGTAAGAGTGGACGGAAAAATCCCTTATATTATAAGAACTTTGTACCAACTCTGAGCGTGCAGAATTAACGTCAGcatctatttgtttgtttgtttctatttcCCCAATTTCCCCAACAATTTCCGCGTCTTGTATATTAAGTTTTCTTCCGTCTCTTTCCATTTTGCAATTTAAAACAATTCGATATTACTTCGCCAAAATTCTGAATAgctttaaatattcttttaaatgtaaattcGGTGTACCTCTTTCCTTGAAATAACTAAGGAGGGTCCAAATGAGGTCaaccgttagccataaaacGGCTAAAAATGAAGCCGTTATGCGTAAAGATTTACACATTTTTATTGTTAGTCGTTAGAAAGTTAAtcgtaaaaatttttccttttaatcccGAAGAGAGGACGTTAACCGTTAGCTATAaattagccaaaattttaaccgttagccgtaaaagctatCGACCCATTGTGGCCCTCAATAAGTTGCTCAATGGTCTGAACGCGCCCTATCCTGGTTATGAACTGGTAGAAGAGCGAAGTTTGACCTTACATTGTCCCCCTTAAAACctattcacaccaaagcttaaacatgtcttaaagctgttttgttaaactccTTTCTCCTCAAAAGATGTTTaaagttatatttttttctacttccagcactttgaaaatacaagtttgTAATTGCTCGAACCCTATGGAAAATTCTGGTCTTCATTTCAGAGGTAGCGGTCTTGAGGAGGGACCCTGGGAATGAGGTTGTCTTACCGTTCGTACCCAGTCTAACGCATTTTACCTTtcgccattttgattttttttcctcaacacGTGTGACAAACTGATCTTCCATTTATCGCCATCAAACTTGTTGCTTCAAAtctgtaaaaattttgaacaagaTGTCATTTGGAGGAGCATCTGGGAACGTCCAAGTTGATAAACAGCTTCAAGAAGAGCTGCTTGCTGAAGATCAAAAATACAAGTTCCAACACCAGATTCACGAGTTTACAGATATGTGTTGGGAAAAATGTGTCGAGAAACCGGGCAATAAACTCGATGGGAAAACAGAAACTTGCATCGAGAACTGTGTGGAAAGATTTCTCGATACGACAAAGTTTATCGCTAACCGTTTCAGCGAACGGTTTAAGTAAAGGCCTCGCTTGCTGGATTGATTATTGCATGTTCCCGGCCTGACATGACAAAACGGTTTTAGCGGTTACCAATAATATTGGACGACCTTTCAGTGAGGAAAACGTGTGGTTAGCAGAACGCAGAGATGTACATTTGAAGATTTTGACTGTGTGGGATTGAAGTTCTGCTCTCACCATCCGAAGCATCTCGATCGGCTCACAAGgagaaagaaggaacaacaATTAGTAATTTTACGTATTAGGACGAATTATGGGCACGATAAATTTAAGTGAATTTGTACTGGATTTGAACGTACCAATTTTCAAAAGGTCAAATTACCAGGGGGGTTATGTTtaagctttgaattgattaaCTCATTAGTTACAGGTGATTCATGCTAGTAAAGATGTTGTATGTATTCAGACTCTTATTCCTATGATTGACAGCACATGGCTCTTAAGAAGTGCCAGCAATACAAAAAACTGagcaaaacaattttaaaaaatgttacatGTATGCATACAGACTGTTTACTATATTGCTTCAGTGTAGTTTGCGGTTTTATGCCCAGAACAAAGGAAGTTTGGCTGAAAGTAAGAAATGTGCACACCTATCCAATATTTCTTTACTAAATGGAAATTTAGGGAACTACCATTTCTCATGGGTGACCTAGAAACCAATTGGCTAGTGCACTGGACCCCTTCTTTCTACCCAAGAGTATAAAATGGGTACCAGCCAATTGGATGAAATGCAGAGGGTTGGGTGTTAGTGTCCCATCCAGGAGGGAGCAGTGATTCTCCTAGTCGCTTTATGCTAAAGAAACTGGGATAAACTCCAGCTGGTTGGGCCACACAGCTCAAGACACTgtttaatacaatttttttttccaaaagcagCTGCAGAATCTGATATAACTCTCAGTTTTGAGAGAATATTATTATTCAAAGAATATCCTTCCCATTAGAAGGTTCCCATAAAACTATAAACTCATCAAGACTAATGAATCTGGTCAAAATATTATCAGATTTTCTTTATACAGAAAAAAAGGATCCTGGTGAAATTTGCTGGCTTCTCTTCTGCAATTTCTTTATTAGTTGCAGATCACTGTCAAGGATCAATTTTTTACTTGCAGTATATGAGCAATATATCATCTTTAGTCAAAACGTGTAACAGGATGGAACACAAACCAAATGACCTGTTTTCTGTGAGGTAGCAGTGCAAGGTCACCAAGCATAGCCAACTAAGATCGAATTTAACAGGACATCACACAACAGACCTGACTCAAGTTTAACTTAGCCTAACGTACACATTACCACATATACTGTACCACAtacaattaacaattatttgaaaCAGAAGTGATTAAGAGGTACCCAATATTAAAAGTtcagagagagaaagagaagatctttgaaaattttattcacaGTTTCCACCAATATCACACAGGTaacaaacacaaacaatttCATCATGTCTCCTGTACAGTGAACACCAGATATTTTATCAAAACTTAATGTCCAAGAAAGATGGCTTTGcttgaaataattcaaatttatcCTTGCCTTGTATGTAATTGCATACAAGTACTCAGTAAAGCTCTACCAGTATCCTAAAACATGCAACATTTGTAATTGTTGTAATTGGTTGTAATACCTACATTTGCACATGgcacatgaaaagtaaaaacacttttttcaactccaaaaaattcacaaaaataaGAGTAGATTTCTCCTTACTAGGTTTGACAGattattattcatttcatatttttttgttatatgaTGTACTGAGTCATATACATTTTCGTACGTTCTTTCTTATGACCTGATGGAGGACAGACATACATTGTAAATTATGACTGCACCATTGACACAGCTTATCTTAGCAATAAATAGATTCCATGATGTGGTTGGTCTGACTCTGAACAGTAATATttcacagaagacatcaaaatgtcacaagaacatcagtgacacacttgccTGCATTTTGTGCCCCTTTTTTGCACTTACAAATTCTAATGACCCTTGTAATCTGCtcctgtgatctattactgaacagacacacagcaacatggaatctatttgtcaaTCTGTTCAAAGGAACACTTAGGTTACAAAAAAATATGGTCAGCGTATGAATTCAATAAGTTTatgtaaaaaacaattttatttgtttaataagGCTCTAAAAATACTCTTTACATGATTCTTCATCTTGCTGTACTAGACACATGCCCATTTTCTATCAAGTAcacagttgtttttcttttttgtttttggtaattttaaaaCTACATTGTATGAATGAATATCCTGAGCAAGACAAAAGAATGTGTTCAAAACTTATTTCCTCAGTTGCATAACCACCTACAATGCAAAGAAAGCACATTCAAACATTAAGTGAAGTAATAATTTCCTTCACCCTAAATCTAGTCTGAACTGAAAGCAatataaccctttcactcccaggacactgacaaaaaagaaatttctccttaaaatattaatagttttttaaagtaaaataaaagatgaGAAGAGAggaaatataaatttggggatataCATGTTGTTTGGTTTGAAGCCAAATTCTCAAGGCCAAAATTATAGGCAATGTATGGAGTACAGTGCAGAGAGTTGATAttttgatcttgggagtgaaggggttcAGTTGAATGGCAAGAATGGTGGAGGACAGGATCAGGTAATGGTTAGCATGCTATAAATTAAGAATCTGACTTAAGACCGATGCCTATGATCTGGATTTGAAAGCCGTGATTGAGCCAATTGTGTTTATGGGCTGAGCCCACCTCCCTCCCACAGTGGCTCTGACTCCACTCACAACTGAGTACAAGTTGGATATTAGCCAATGACCAGTGAAACTTACAGTTTTGTTAAcctttaacaccctaacatcagcatacaatttctccatactgttctctatacatttcctgtggtaccTACATGCACAAGGGGAATTTGTCTTTCTTAAGGACTTGTGATCATTTAATTTATAcccatgaccttaatatttgattcaggagtgatactATTTagagaaatcagatgctaaTCATCCCTAGGAAGAAAAGGGTTAAAGAGGGGGTTGCATCCATACTCTTTCTTGTGGAAAATTAATGTATGCCACATTTTACTCCTGACAATCAACTTCATCTGGATTAGGTTTGTAGCAACAACATCAGGGTCATGTTTGAGATGGAGAAAAAGCTCAATTAATCCTATATTTTCTTAATGTACATGTAAGCAAAACTTAAACCACAGTACCTTATTAGCTGCATCTAATGATGATATAAGATTGTCTAATTCTTCCTTTGAAAGCTCAACAGAAACGTTCCTATCTTTCCCACTCTCATTGACATCAAAGTCCAGTGTGACAGTGGGTTCTTTTACACTGGCCAACTTATCACTAGACATTGTCATCTAtaggaacaaaataaaatgaaccaTCAAATTATTATTGGAACTGATTTGATTTTCATAATTGGTTTAACTCTtaaacttccatgagtgaccaagacagaatttccccctacaatatcagtacaacctgagcagacaagtgatgagaattaaaatatattacatatcaattaggggatttgatccaataccaaattctctgaaccaacataATAAGAATTACATCACATAAAGTGAGGAGAATTATCATTGAGATCTCAGAAGTAAAGGGGTAAAAGTTCACAAGCATTGCTTGTACATGTACTACTTTATACAATATCTAAGCCAGTGCTTGAATTCTTGCTTACTAAACTGtgtctttctttgaaaattgataATGTGAGTTACAGCTGTAAATTATAACATGGCCAATCCCACAGCATGTTGGACCACTACACATAGACTCATTCCCAATCAGTTCTCTCTGGCCTTTCTCTATTATCAAAATGAGATTAATATTGGgttcaatatcagtatctagcTGActgcccacccacccctcccctaattcaacaacagtcaattgacaacaagttaatgttaatgttgggttagggagaggtaggtggacagttgcccagatactgatattgatcccaataTTGTCTATCACTGTATACCCCACATTGTATTTGATAACAGTATGCCGTAGATTTTCAAATGCTATTAgctataaaataataaatcttaTTAGCTCAGTGGCCAgttttttatttacatatttccttttttcaaataacTCAAGATTACACTTAAACTTGACAGTTGTGTTACAGGAGCAATGAGGTAAAGAACACAATTACTCAACATCATTTTTCACAACTAGCTTTTTGCTGTAACTTCAATTTTACACAGTTATTTATGAGACAAATTTTACTGGCATCAAGAAAAAGTTTCCTGTTATGTATAATCAAATGTTGCATGTACCTTGACTTTCCAGTCAAAATCTTTTAGGtaagaatttgatattgaagCTGCATTAAACACTAGCATTTGTCTCACTTCTTCTTGACGAGGCCAGACACAATCAAGTATGGCTTGTTTAACCTCAGAAGTTAGTGAAAATCTGTCAAGTTCCTTGGAGATCTGTgtaaatgtaaaaatataacaaattgaaaattttgcaggAGTCCTATTGTACCTGGAAAGtgataaagtaaaaaattgcaTTAAAATGAAAGCCAGAAGCATTAAAAATATCAGAGTAACAATTGAAACCATTTCCAAACAAAAGAGACTTGCACTTGTCAGAGAGCTTGGCTGAAAATTGTCCTTTAGATCATGATTCATAGTTGAAAAAATGCTCACTAACAATAACTTCCcgaagtgataaacatgtaacttctccatataatatccatacattatccagcaagcaggtaatgtgaatactcaaacttataaagtagaagttgttatcttgatcttactcCAAATtattgtaactaatttacaaggaaacatgtagcagccagaagggagaattaacaagcagatcttgggaattaaagggttaaattccaGAAGTAAGAACTTCTCCCTGTGgtatccatacatcatccagcaaacaggtgataagaatactcaaacttatcaggcataagttgttatcttgatccaataacaaatttccacaaatattttacaaggggatgtgtagcagcaagaagggagaattcacaatcacatcttgggagttaaagggttaaagctgaTGTAATGGTTCTTATCTTTCACAATTAAAATCCTTTTTCCTGACATCCAACAAACACCTGGTAAAAGGAAGGAGCCTCTGTCCATCATTCCCGTGACATGTAACAACTCACTACTGGGATTAAAGACTGGTTTTCATGAGCAACACAAGCACAAGCTAAAAATGCACCCATAAGCTAAATATCCTTATAAAGTAAATATGTGTTTGtgcttgtctttttgtttatgCTTGGGTCTAGGCTGTTTTCAtggtgaaatacatgtatcaGCTGTTGTGCCTGTGTTTGTGCTTGTGCTTACGGTTACTGGTAAAAACTAAGCTTAACTGTTTCTCTTGCCTTCATGCAACAGCACTGATTCTCTTTAAACTAATCACTTTTTTCCTGACAACCACACTGACTGACAGACTTATTGACAAATGGAGAGACAGACAGAGGAATGGATGGAAACACAGACAGATagaataatgtaaattggccaccaaagAGAGTTTCCTGAATTAGCTGTTCACGCTgtcaaagggctaatgctcaaaatttcAGCCACGGGAACTCTTTGTGGTGGCTATgagccaaattatcttgtaataccctcCACTGATGCAatgccacagtttctttaggatcTGACCCCATGTATCTAATACAGTTCTGGTGGCCTCCCAGATGACTATTTTCTGTCTGTCAATAACAGCAAAATTTAGCGCAGACAACATACTTAGTAcctgtaattttttaatcatcatttgattaaaaaaaaaaaaaaaacacttgtaaATCACAAAATCAAACCTGTTCCTTGTCCATTCCTCTTGAAGTGAATCCTTTTAAAgtttcctttccattttgttGTAACAGTTTCCACTCTTCAGTTGTCCAAATCTTTCCATAGTTTTGATATCTCAAGCTCTTCCCAGTACATATACTTTCCAACAGTTCGTGTGTTATCTAAGTAAAGGTTCAAAAATTTAATAATGAAATCAAAGCTCACTGATTACATGTTGCAATCGAGATTTGTAACGGCCACAAAACTAACAATTCCGAAGTTGATTAAAGTTTCGCATTCTTAAAAAGAAAGCTATCATTTCTCATCATTTTCTTGCACTAGAAAAACTTCTCCACGGAAGAAGAAGAACCCTTTGATAAGAAATTGCGACTTAAAATGTGAGGTGGAGATTGATATGAGCTTCAAATCACGCAGAAAAACCTTTATTTAGCGTAGAACTTAACATCACATGACATTTTATTTCCcataataaaagtaaaagctGAAAAGTGCATCACATGAAATTTCATTGCATAttaatttttcgaaaaaatttgggtaaaatttccgcacagccccatactattgtaaaacaaatctgttttcccaatggcaatgtattgtttttgtcattgttttctctattcaagaactgaatgcataatgtagtatggggctgtacggaaattttaccaaaatttgttTCGTTCTCTCACTTTTTCGGCCTCTTCCTTCGAGCATTTTCCCAGTAACTCCAGTCCTACCCTGTGACTTCCTCcatccgccatcttgtttaCGCGCCTGCTAAAAGAGTTCAGCGGTCCTTCCCGGAGGAGATGCGCGAAAGGCATAGTAACTCAGAATGATTACCCTAGCAACAGAAGGTACAGATTCAATCAAGGGAACAGGAAGATTTGTATTGTTCGTATCTAGTTGTGGTTTTCGGCGTGGTTGTCGAAAATAGCAGGACCAAAATGCTTCAAGAAGGCAATGGAAGAGTCAAAGTTTACGCCAGAATTCGGCCAACGGCGCGATTCGCGCAGGAAATGATCGAACTCTTACCCGATGGTAAATCGATCAATATTCACTGCAAGAAAGATTTGAGACGTGGTTACATCAACAACCAAATACTTGACTGGAGTTTTAATTTGGATCGCGTTTTACACAATGCCAGTCAAAGCGATGTTTATGAGGAATGTGCAAAGAGAATCGTTACCGAGGGCTTAGACGGTTACAACGGAACGATTTTGGCGTATGGGCAGACGGGAGCGGGCAAGACTTTCACAATGACTGGTTCGACGGAGAAATTCCAACACCGTGGAGTTATCCCACGAGCAATTCAACAGGTTTACAGAGAGATACGGGAAAGGTCTGAGCACGCTGTGACTGTACGGATCTCATATTTAGAAATCTATAACGAGCACATGTTTGATTTGCTTAGTACCTTGACCGGGGCCCCTTTGTTAGATCCTTCTCAGATGACCGTCACAGAGGATGATGATGGATATACAAGAGTGAAAGGGCTCAGCATTCATCAGGCTAATAGTGAAGAAGAAGCCTTGAATTTACTCTTTGAGGTAAGATGTAACCGCATGTTTGCTGATTTGGAAAGGAAGAACAATGTATGTAAGTTGTAGAACTTGAACTTGGGAAGAGGGCTCAGcaatcctgtgttttttttttttttgaatattGATGTCACAGCCTCTTTCGACATTGGAAtttgaatttaaagaaaaatataaaaaggcATGGATGGATAAGTAAATTAAAAGATAAGTTAGAAATAATAAGCAGTGATAATAGTGATGTTAAAAATAGGAATGATACTAATAATAATGCTTCAGTAATTATCCTAACCCTGGCGATAGTAAgtacaataatattaataattataataatagcAACTATTATTATCGTCaccgtcatcatcatcatgaaAGACCCTTTTTAAGACCTTAGGCTAAAAACtactattatttatttattcattgatttttttacatGTGGGAAATTATTGATCATCTAAGTCATGTTTGGAATATTTGGAACAGCAATCAAGCTTTCCATACCTTGGGTTGAGGAGGTACAATGTAGGAGTTCCTTGAATCTCTGGTTCACTACAAAAAGCTTGCTGAATGGGTATAGCAGAGTTCTTTAATATGGCTCTATGGGATGTAGCTTCATGTCCTAGATAGTACTATTAATGATACCATCTATCTGTATCTTCTAATGGTCACTAATAAAGCagattatataataagctcagttatgcatgcattctgattggttctcacttatgatctattggaggacagacatatagatgacatcatcattaaaactttttttccatatattttaattctttattatataaaacaaatagattccaagatgccgtgtgtctgttcagtaatatatcacagaggacgtcagAGATACTCAGCTacgccttgtgtgccacttttttgttcttaccacattttgacatcatctgtgatcaattactgaacagacgcacagcaacttggaatttatttgttaagtAGACAATCCTAACACATCATAAAAATCGAGGTTTAGCTAGATGCAGTTGATAAGCAAAATTATAAATTGGAATAAACAAATTGGTTTGAAATCACATTGAATTATACAAATGATAAAGGTGAAATTGCAATTGAAGTTGCAAAGTTAGGATTGAACGGTTGTTGTTAAATTTGTGGTTTAAACCAAAGAAATACAGCAcaaactaaactaagaaaagTATCCTGGGAAATGTAACACTAACCTAACTGACAATGAACCGATTATAAAGAGAACTGAATGCAAGAAATAAACCAATAATACCAACACAAAAGGGAAATATTGTAAACATAAGAGAAAGAGTCACCTGTACTTTGGTCTTACTAGCTCCTAATAATAGCAGATAATTCAGTAAAAGTTGAATGCGGTAGCAGCAATGAAATCCAATATCTAATGCATGTGCTTTAAAATGCAACTGATTGAAATATTGAACTTATTAACTAACATAGAATTGattgataaaattaaaccaaaattaaCCTAAATGAAAAGGATACAAACTACGCATTTCAAAAGAAACACTATCAGCTTAAAATGTGGATTACATATTAATAATTAGATGAGAACACACTACttattataatgataatgatgatgatgatggtgattgTAATCAAAATGATAtcaaaaaataatgttaataatcATTCCTGTCACCTTAAAGGGCAGGTTTCACTTTCACTACAGTCAATAGTGTTGGATGCAAAGGAGCATCAGTcttctttaaaaacatttatttttccacATTTATTCCTCTACTTACAATGTTAAATGTTATTGATTGACTGAAAAGCTTCCTCTCATTGATTATTTATTCCCACAAAGACATACATGTACTGAAGTGAACCTGTTAAGCCTCTGTCTAGGGTTGGAAGGAGCACCAGGGGTCTGCGAGGTGTAAATTAGCAGCTAAGGGACTATGAGGGCAACCAACCCTCATTACTGAATCATGATTGCTCAATCTTGAGTCTAGGATACTAGccacaaaattgtaaaatcattCCTTCTCAATGAGCCGACACTTGGGCCAACTTCCAACCTGACCACAGCATTGTGTCAGGTTTGTCTGTGTGTTGTAGATTGTACATGTACCTCGGACATTTATCTATCGTCATCTCAAGAGTAGAAATCGACTTAACTATGTATAAGGGCAG from Pocillopora verrucosa isolate sample1 chromosome 14, ASM3666991v2, whole genome shotgun sequence carries:
- the LOC131779634 gene encoding COMM domain-containing protein 8-like, with translation MADGGSHRVGLELLGKCSKEEAEKITHELLESICTGKSLRYQNYGKIWTTEEWKLLQQNGKETLKGFTSRGMDKEQISKELDRFSLTSEVKQAILDCVWPRQEEVRQMLVFNAASISNSYLKDFDWKVKMTMSSDKLASVKEPTVTLDFDVNESGKDRNVSVELSKEELDNLISSLDAANKVVMQLRK